Proteins from a genomic interval of Plasmodium reichenowi strain SY57 chromosome 11, whole genome shotgun sequence:
- a CDS encoding DNA repair protein RAD51, putative has translation MKQANTKEDKSQKISNSSTIDEIEEEQLYTGPLKIEQLLAKGFVKRDLELLKEGGLQTVECVAYAPMRTLCAIKGISEQKAEKLKKACKELCNSGFCNAIDYHDARQNLIKFTTGSKQLDALLKGGIETGGITELFGEFRTGKSQLCHTLAITCQLPIEQSGGEGKCLWIDTEGTFRPERIVAIAKRYGLHPTDCLNNIAYAKAYNCDHQTELLIDASAMMADARFALLIVDSATALYRSEYIGRGELANRQSHLCRFLRGLQRIADIYGVAVIITNQVVAKVDAMSMFGGHEKIPIGGNIIAHASQTRLYLRKGRGESRICKIYDSP, from the coding sequence ATGAAACAAGCAAATACAAAAGAAGATAAGTCGCAGAAAATTTCCAATAGTAGTACTATTGATGAAATAGAAGAAGAACAGTTATATACTGGACCTTTAAAAATAGAACAATTATTAGCAAAAGGTTTTGTAAAAAGAGATTTAGAATTACTTAAGGAGGGTGGATTACAAACTGTTGAATGTGTGGCATATGCTCCTATGCGTACGTTATGTGCTATTAAAGGTATAAGTGAACAGAAAGCAGAGAAATTAAAGAAGGCATGTAAAGAATTATGTAATTCAGGTTTTTGTAATGCTATAGACTATCACGACGCAAGacaaaatttaataaaatttacCACAGGATCAAAACAATTAGATGCCTTATTAAAAGGTGGAATAGAAACAGGTGGTATTACCGAATTATTTGGTGAATTTCGTACAGGAAAAAGTCAACTATGTCATACTTTAGCTATTACATGTCAATTACCTATTGAACAATCAGGAGGAGAAGGTAAATGTTTATGGATAGATACGGAAGGTACTTTTAGACCTGAGCGTATTGTAGCTATCGCTAAAAGGTATGGTTTACATCCAACGGATtgtttaaataatatagcATATGCTAAAGCCTATAATTGTGATCATCAAACTGAATTATTAATAGATGCTAGCGCTATGATGGCAGATGCAAGATTTGCTTTATTAATTGTGGATTCAGCAACGGCTCTATATAGATCTGAATATATAGGTCGAGGTGAGCTAGCTAATAGACAATCACATTTATGTCGGTTTTTAAGAGGGCTACAAAGAATAGCAGATATTTATGGAGTAGctgttattattactaaCCAAGTCGTTGCCAAGGTTGATGCCATGAGTATGTTTGGAGGTCATGAGAAAATACCCATAGGTGGAAATATAATAGCTCATGCTAGTCAAACACGTTTATACTTAAGAAAGGGTAGGGGAGAAAGCCGAATCTGCAAAATTTATGATTCTCCTG
- a CDS encoding hypothetical protein (conserved Plasmodium protein, unknown function), which yields MITHNNSINNNNNNNNDDDNKIIREDSLLMCSLDYKIENESNNKVNKKQLKKKKKKKKKNNNNKIYSSNISIINIDKEETKSNNIDDNVINVNTNNSNIIIDINKNNIVDIEEFPKKEGDILYNTTDDNYVKTKYIQPSSFNIKDNLEDKNIYEYDKYGKENIYNDNDDMDNNNYYYKYDDIVHEEVLEIHDSKKKEPSDDTKKDNIIKSKKKLKNNNNNNNNNNEKINNLKDIFVDQLKKKNQILTQKLRNKEYEKNKLQEKVKDIGLELYRLNKENDVLKKKEKELDVSLEYIYEEQNKYNNENIELSDIYNCDICSLKKEITNFADIYKKYNNKLLELNNIKKYSEYILANTKVGQNIISSRVHNNETNDIAHNKINKKDNLLNKMNYQINDLLNDINIKKDMIVHEERQIQNKKQLIQEEKKNLLHFKDEKNKIMNKLNNSLYQIKKRDEAISKMNTQLNIVKINILEMEKKYENLCKEYNNELENRDKLLHELNILRNDMSKLDKKKNEIHNKYMNLLKENQDIKNNIINEKDLLLSLRNDIHILSKNIKDKQNDIKIIKDNINKNIDKIIHMYTEQINITHFSSKLKNDVASLNENITKKENDKENYKNHIIRIKIQHMLQRTKMENMKKKADKLNQEYDEKNEILEKYNQTIKKNHYLIESRQNEVDRLNEQYDKKKKKKMGDEQYDHIKNNNNNNNNTNNNNNNNNNSNNNNNNNNNNNNNNNNDCSFFIVPATLEMKIQKLNKQNQDIQKSSRLLEKEWFIKQSELIDIQNENNKMNEEICKCKDLCLIFDQKKIELEENYKNIFEFIKKVNKNITYIRLHLEKFALKNKETLDKIEYIENDLLIWKENINNKNEEHKNKKEYLTSQINHLKKEKENYQQNILNYENQILSLEQEIIDKKKLQQIVKEYLENKDIMQLKKDITNKNNIFDNIKKQQNVILSNIKIALNKRNDLDNKKEFCQKNFDMGKNISFKIQHQIGLIKKSLKSLKNKKENLTNTYNEIIQLYDNLVKDIQQEKNNLDNLNEDYNIYEAIYHILSFEKKHRFQELLKFQNALKYGLNNNSLKNADHKKYTDIKKKCATYKKKISNIKKILQQIERPKDNYIKFIGYIQEWIVH from the coding sequence atgatcACTCATAATAATTCcataaataacaataataataataataatgatgatgataataaaataattagAGAAGATTCACTCCTCATGTGTTCATTAGATtataaaatagaaaatgaaagtaataataaagttaataaaaaacagttgaaaaaaaaaaagaaaaagaaaaagaaaaataataataataaaatatatagcTCTAATATAAGcattattaatatagaTAAGGAAGAAACcaaaagtaataatatagatgataatgtaataaatgtaaatacGAATAATTCTAATATAATCatagatataaataaaaataatattgtaGATATAGAGGAATTTCCTAAAAAAGAAGgtgatatattatataatacaacAGACGATAATTATGTAAAGACCAAGTATATACAACCATCctcatttaatataaaagataatcttgaagataaaaatatatatgaatatgataagtatggaaaagaaaatatatataatgataatgatgacatggataataataattattattataagtaTGATGATATTGTGCATGAAGAGGTATTAGAAATACATGatagtaaaaaaaaagaaccTAGCGATGATACcaaaaaagataatataataaaaagtaagaagaaattgaaaaataataataataataataataataataatgaaaagatAAATAACCTGAAAGATATATTTGTGGATcaactaaaaaaaaagaatcaAATTTTAACACAGaaattaagaaataaagaatatgaaaaaaacaaaCTACAAGAAAAGGTTAAAGATATTGGCTTAGAATTATACAgattaaataaagaaaatgatgttttaaaaaaaaaagaaaaagaattgGATGTGTCCttagaatatatttatgaagaacaaaataaatataataacgAAAATATAGAATTGAGCGATATATACAATTGTGATATTTGtagtttaaaaaaagagatAACTAATTTTGCtgatatttataaaaaatataataataaattgttagaattaaataatataaaaaaatattcagAATACATCTTGGCAAATACCAAAGTAGGGCAAAATATTATCTCTTCTAGAGttcataataatgaaaCAAATGATATAGCACacaataaaattaataaaaaagataatttacttaataaaatgaattatcAAATTAATGATCtattaaatgatataaatattaaaaaggaTATGATTGTACATGAAGAAAGacaaatacaaaataaGAAACAATTAATACAagaagagaaaaaaaatttattacaCTTCAAAGatgagaaaaataaaattatgaataaacttaataattcattatatcaaataaaaaaaagagatGAAGCTATAAGTAAAATGAATACCCAACTAAATATtgtaaaaattaatattctagaaatggaaaaaaaatatgaaaatttatgtaaagaatataataatgaacTAGAAAATAGAgataaattattacatgaattaaatatattaagaaaTGATATGTCTAAATTAgacaagaaaaaaaatgaaatacataataaatatatgaatctattaaaagaaaatcaagatataaaaaataatattattaatgaaaaagatttattattatctcTAAGAAACGATATACATATCCTAtctaaaaatataaaagacaaacaaaatgatataaagataatcaaagataatataaataagaatatagataaaattatacatatgtatactgaacaaattaatataaCTCACTTCTCAtcaaaattaaaaaatgatgttGCATCGcttaatgaaaatattacaaaaaaagaaaatgataaggaaaattataaaaatcatataattagaataaaaatacagCATATGTTACAACGAACTAAGATGGAAaacatgaaaaaaaaagcagATAAACTTAATCAAgaatatgatgaaaaaaatgaaatattagaaaaatataatcaaaccataaaaaaaaatcattatCTTATTGAAAGTAGACAGAATGAAGTGGATAGGTTAAATGAACAATatgataagaaaaaaaaaaaaaaaatgggTGACGAGCAATATGATCATATAAagaacaataataataataataataacacgaacaataataataataacaacaataatagtaataacaacaataataataataacaataacaacaataataataataatgattgttctttttttatcgTACCTGCTACACTCGAAATGAAAATTCAAAAATTGAATAAACAGAACCAAGATATACAAAAAAGCAGTAGATTGCTGGAAAAAGAATGGTTTATAAAACAATCCGAATTAATAGatatacaaaatgaaaataataaaatgaatgaaGAAATATGTAAATGCAAAGATCTGTGTCTTATATTTgatcaaaaaaaaatcgaacttgaagaaaattataaaaatatttttgaatttattaaaaaggttaataaaaatatcacATATATCAGATTACATTTAGAAAAGTTCGCtttgaaaaataaagaaaccttagataaaatagaatatattgaaaatgATTTACTTATATGGAAAGagaatattaataataaaaatgaagaacataaaaataaaaaagaatatttaaCATCACAAATTAATCATctaaaaaaagaaaaagaaaattaccaacaaaatatactaaattatgaaaatcAAATACTTTCATTAGAACAAGAAAttatagataaaaaaaaattacaacAAATTGTTAAAGAatatttagaaaataaagatatcatgcaattaaaaaaagatattacaaataaaaataatatttttgataatattaaaaaacaGCAAAATGTTATTCTGTCTAATATTAAAATAGCTCTGAATAAAAGAAACGAtttagataataaaaaagaattttgtcaaaaaaattttgatatgggaaaaaatatttcttttaaaatacaACATCAAATTggtttaataaaaaaaagtcTTAAATCacttaaaaataaaaaagaaaatttaacaaatacttataatgaaatcattcaattatatgataatctagtaaaagatatacaacaagaaaaaaataatctAGATAACCTAAATGAagattataatatatatgaagcTATATACCACATCTTAtcatttgaaaaaaaacataGATTCCAAGAATTATTGAAATTTCAAAATGCACTAAAATATGGATTAAACAATAATAGTTTAAAAAATGCTgatcataaaaaatatacggacatcaaaaaaaaatgtgcaacttataaaaaaaaaatttcaaatattaaaaagatattaCAACAGATTGAAAGACCAAaagataattatattaaatttattgGGTATATACAAGAATGGATAGTTCACTAG
- a CDS encoding prefoldin, putative, whose translation MSNLYDILGKAVINKEKKDEFQNLILKSEGFIDDVLHEKLRERQKKRDEILQDLFDMEILIENLKLFVNMKDKSEVETLTSLGCDSYVYADIINKNKIFIQLGYEFYLEMTLEEAIKFLKKKINLYEEKLSYWNKQISHVKAHIQILMRAISNLT comes from the exons ATGAGCAACCTTTATGATATATTGGGTAAAGCAGttattaataaagaaaagaaagaCGAGTTTCAAAATTTAATCCTTAAGAGTGAAGGATTTATTGACGATGTGTTACATGAAAAACTGAGAGAACGACAAAAAAAACGGGATGAAATCTTACAAGATCTTTTTGATAT GGAAATTTTAATTGAAAATCTTAAATTATTTGTTAATATGAAAGATAAAAGTGAAGTAGAGACGTTGACTTCCCTGGGGTGTGATAGTTATGTTTACGCTGACAT tataaataaaaataagattTTTATACAGCTAGGTTACGAATTTTACTTAGAAATGACACTTGAAGAGGCGATAAAATTTcttaagaaaaaaataaatcttTATGAAGA GAAATTGTCCTACTGGAATAAGCAGATATCGCACGTTAAGGCGCACATACAAATT cTGATGAGAGCAATTTCGAATCTTACATGA
- a CDS encoding pescadillo-like protein, producing the protein MHIHKLKKKIKKKKEGKYLTKKHILKKLFLNEEEFRKLCIFKGIYPKDFKEIPLKYRKKFYKHKVFYTRNDFLKLSHEKIINDFRKIKIYLKKYKKCKLTLEDFTRSKNIIANFPVYKLEHIIKERYPILSYAVDHLDDALSCIIAYSQLPSNHKYGIKNNMVKTCEMLKDHFHYYVYKTNKIKKAFISVKGYYLQAEILKKKVTWIIPHIFTPYIDTSIDFKLISDFIEYYIALLKFVLFKLYKLDNMLYPPKQDNDLKNEKLAHLSYDKDYSTNENNIDIELKEELESKCNVNTNEDLTTCQEKTEEKNHKYDNNPHGHTTNIDNNNFSNIDLQDNSGLNKNEEKNLTNNNIIHKNNEADNGRHVHRDDHIDIDEHNKLKELFKNHIFYIHNDMPFDVLSIIILSCGGKISWNSKISPIQYDDNNITHEIYEKDKNNTIRLNNPENEYKRIHIQPQYIFDCLNEKNILPCSDYLTDVENLPVHLSPFIEDENFKNLVKKEEYTINKILNQKIKEEQYKDLSKENNNIFKTPNYKEEDDDDRETANLILNNKRQAALNNQLERENEHFDQLKQNDTILNKQTEQTQNLKIQEQEIQRHKIVLSKKKRKLFARIDMAQKRQKATIDKFMKKINKNKSK; encoded by the coding sequence ATGCATATACACAAACtgaagaagaaaattaaaaagaagaagGAAGGGAAGTACCTGACAAAAAAACACATCCtaaagaaattatttttgAATGAAGAAGAATTTCGTAAGctttgtatttttaaagGAATATATCCAAAGGATTTTAAAGAAATTCCTTTGAAATATcgaaaaaaattttataaacataaagTGTTTTATACTAGAAatgattttttaaaattatcacatgaaaaaataattaatgattttagaaaaataaaaatatatttaaaaaaatataaaaaatgtaaattaACTTTAGAAGATTTTACTCGTtctaaaaatattatagCAAACTTCCCTGTATATAAATTagaacatataataaaagaacGATATCCTATATTGTCCTATGCTGTGGATCATTTAGATGATGCCTTAAGTTGTATTATTGCTTACTCTCAATTACCCTCCAATCATAAATATggtattaaaaataatatggtTAAAACATGTGAAATGTTGAAAGAccattttcattattatgtatataagacgaataaaattaaaaaagcCTTTATAAGTGTTAAAGGATATTATTTACAAGCAGaaattttaaagaaaaaagtcACATGGATTATACCACATATATTCACACCTTATATAGATACATCAATTgattttaaattaatatcCGATTTTATTGAATATTACATAGCCCTCTTGAAATTTGTATTattcaaattatataagcttgataatatgttatatcCTCCAAAACAAGATAATGACttgaaaaatgaaaaactCGCTCACCTCTCTTATGACAAAGATTATAGTACAAACGagaataatatagatatcGAGTTGAAAGAAGAACTAGAAAGCAAATGTAATGTAAATACAAATGAAGATCTTACCACATGTCAGGAAAAAAcagaagaaaaaaatcaCAAATATGATAACAACCCACATGGACATACAActaatatagataataacaattttaGTAATATCGATCTGCAAGATAATTCTGgtttaaataaaaatgaagaaaaaaatttaacaaataataatataattcataAAAACAATGAAGCTGATAATGGACGACATGTTCATCGAGACGATCATATTGATATAGatgaacataataaattaaaagaattatttaaaaaccacatcttttatattcacAATGATATGCCTTTTGATGTACTCTCGATTATTATCTTATCATGTGGAGGCAAAATATCGTGGAATTCAAAGATATCCCCAATACAgtatgatgataataatattactCATGAAATATAcgaaaaagataaaaacAACACTATTCGTTTGAATAATCCtgaaaatgaatataaaagaattcACATACAACcacaatatatatttgattgtttaaatgaaaaaaatatattaccGTGTTCAGATTATTTAACAGATGTGGAAAACTTACCTGTACACTTGTCACCATTTATTGAAgatgaaaattttaaaaatctAGTTAAGAAAGAAGAATATACCATAAATAAAATCCTTAATCAAAAAATCAAAGAAGAACAATATAAAGATTTATctaaagaaaataataatatttttaaaacaccaaattataaagaagaagatgatgatgatCGTGAAACAGCGAATCTTATATTAAACAACAAAAGACAAGCAGCCTTAAATAATCAACTAGAAAGGGAAAATGAACACTTTGATcaattaaaacaaaatgataCTATATTGAACAAACAAACTGAGCAAACgcaaaatttaaaaatacaagAACAAGAAATACAAAGACATAAAATCGTACTTAgcaaaaagaaaaggaaattATTCGCCCGCATAGATATGGCACAGAAGCGACAAAAGGCAACCATAGACAAAtttatgaagaaaataaataaaaataaaagtaaataa